TTTGAAATTGCATTGTCTACGTAATACTGGCAAATTGACATAACATCTATGTGTTCCTTCCATGTAAGTTCATAGGCGGTTACAAAAAAGTCTGGTTTTTGGTTAACATCTGCGTTTGGATGCAGTTCCTTGTAAACTTTCCAAGCGTAGTCTTGAACCAGTATTTCCTGCCCATAATTTGGATTTTTACGCACATATTCAAGACAGAAAATAGGTTCAACTCCACTCGATACGTAATCAGCTAACTGACTGATTGAACCAGTCGGTGCAATGGTAAGAAGACATGAATTCCTGATACCATTGTTTTCAATCCCTTTCTTAATGTGTTCAGGGAGTCTTTTTATAAATTCGCTTTCTAAATATTTTTCTTTATCAAATAGCGGGAATGCTCCCTTTTTCTTTGCAAGTTCTATGGATGTCTGGTAAGCATTGTCTCTTATGAATGAGAATATCTTCTGGCATATTTTTTTAGACTCATCACTTCCGTATCTTACCTTTAACATCGCCAGTGCAGAACCAAGCCCCATTACACCAAGCCCAATTCTTCTTTTTAACTCTGCCTGTTTTCTCTGTTCTTCAACAGGATAGTAGCAAACATCTATGGTGTTATCTAGAAAAGTTACAGCTAATCTTATCACTCTCTTTAACTCATTCCAGTCTATTTCAGGCTTTTCCCCGAATGGATTAATTACAAATTTTGCAAGATTTATCGCCCCAAGCATGCATGCTCCATAAGGTGGAAGTGGAAGTTCGCCACAGGGATTTGTTGAGTTTATCGTTTCACAATACCAGAGATTGTTAAGTTTATTAATGGTGTCCAGAAAAACAACTCCTGGCTCTGCCTTTGCCCAGGCATTCTCAATAATCAGGTCCATAATCTGTTTTGCAGGAATTCTCTTGTATTCCTTACCGTTAAAGGTTAAAGAAAATTCACTGTCGTTTTTAACCGCTATCATGAAATCATCTGTAACTCCAACTGAAATGTTAAACTTCTCTAAAACAGGATTTTCAGGAGTATTAAGTGCTTTCGCAGTTATAAAGCTCTCTATGTCTGGATGATCCACATTAAGCACCGCAATCATTGCTCCTTTTCTCTGGTTTACGCCTGATATAGTTCTACTCATCGAGTTCCACATCTCCATAAATGAAACAGGTCCTGATGCAACGGAAGATGTTCCACTTACAAAATCTCCTTTTGGTCTGAGAGTAGAAA
The genomic region above belongs to Methanofastidiosum sp. and contains:
- a CDS encoding adenosylcobalamin-dependent ribonucleoside-diphosphate reductase translates to MNLDLWEKKYKSKTDISPEDTLKRVARAISQGNAKLEQDFYAIMSELKFLPGGRILAYAGTENPKATLANCYVMGEIEDSMDGIMQSLYESALTLKAGGGIGINFSTLRPKGDFVSGTSSVASGPVSFMEMWNSMSRTISGVNQRKGAMIAVLNVDHPDIESFITAKALNTPENPVLEKFNISVGVTDDFMIAVKNDSEFSLTFNGKEYKRIPAKQIMDLIIENAWAKAEPGVVFLDTINKLNNLWYCETINSTNPCGELPLPPYGACMLGAINLAKFVINPFGEKPEIDWNELKRVIRLAVTFLDNTIDVCYYPVEEQRKQAELKRRIGLGVMGLGSALAMLKVRYGSDESKKICQKIFSFIRDNAYQTSIELAKKKGAFPLFDKEKYLESEFIKRLPEHIKKGIENNGIRNSCLLTIAPTGSISQLADYVSSGVEPIFCLEYVRKNPNYGQEILVQDYAWKVYKELHPNADVNQKPDFFVTAYELTWKEHIDVMSICQYYVDNAIS